TGCTGCCCGGGGCGGCAAGTGGGTGACTGCCACCCGCCTGGCTCAGGACGGCATGGACGAAAAGCTCATGGAACTCGGATTATGATTCTCTTTCCCGCTGTTGATATCAAGAACGGTGAATGCGTCCGCCTGGCACAGGGCAAGGAGGACGAGGTCACCGTATTCGGCTCCGATCCGGTGGCCCAGGCTCGTATCTGGGTTGAACTCGGCGCGCGTTTCCTGCATGTCGTGGACCTGGACGGGGCGTTTTCCGGCGTGCCCAAGAACTTTGATTTGATCAAGTCCATCTGTTCCGAGATCGATATCCCGGTTCAACTCGGCGGCGGTATTCGTGATATCGAAACGGCCAGAAAGTATGTGGAGGCCGGGGTGCATCGGTTGATCATCGGGACCATGGCCCTTGAGGAACCCGACCTCTTTTCCGACCTGTGCAAGGCCCTGCCCGGGCGCATAGGCGTATCGCTGGATGCAGTGGACGGCAAGCTCAAGACAAAGGGGTGGGTCGAAGATGCCGGATTGACCATCGATGATGTCCTGCCCCGTCTGGAAGCCGACGGCATCAGCTTTATCGTGTATACGGATATCTCTCGCGACGGAATGCAGACCGGCGTCAACCTCGATGCCCTGGCGTCCCTGTGCTCCAAAACGTCCGTGCCGGTCATTGCGGCCGGAGGCGTGCACACTCTCGAAGACATCAAGAATCTGTATCCGCTTTCCCGCAAGGGGTTGGAAGG
This sequence is a window from Pseudodesulfovibrio sp. S3. Protein-coding genes within it:
- the hisA gene encoding 1-(5-phosphoribosyl)-5-[(5-phosphoribosylamino)methylideneamino]imidazole-4-carboxamide isomerase, with protein sequence MILFPAVDIKNGECVRLAQGKEDEVTVFGSDPVAQARIWVELGARFLHVVDLDGAFSGVPKNFDLIKSICSEIDIPVQLGGGIRDIETARKYVEAGVHRLIIGTMALEEPDLFSDLCKALPGRIGVSLDAVDGKLKTKGWVEDAGLTIDDVLPRLEADGISFIVYTDISRDGMQTGVNLDALASLCSKTSVPVIAAGGVHTLEDIKNLYPLSRKGLEGAISGRAIYVGTLDVKEANAWIDAQ